A genomic window from Cricetulus griseus strain 17A/GY chromosome 4, alternate assembly CriGri-PICRH-1.0, whole genome shotgun sequence includes:
- the Cspg5 gene encoding chondroitin sulfate proteoglycan 5 isoform X2, which produces MPPAIPEATEASGPPSPTTHDKPSPGSELPESPLEVWLNLGGSTPDPQGPEPTYPLQGTLETQPASDIIDMDYFEGLDSEGHGTDMGSFPGSPGTSENHPDTEGETPSWSLLDLYDDFTPFDESDFYPTTSFYDDLEEEEEEEEDDKGAVGGGDLEDENDLLLPSQKPGVGPGTGQPTSRWHAVPPQHTLGMVPGSSISLRPRPGDPGRDLASGENGTECRVGFVRHNGSCRSVCDLFPSYCHNGGQCYLVENIGAFCRCNTQDYIWHKGMRCESIITDFQVMCVAVGSAALVLLLLFMMTVFFAKKLYLLKTENTKLRRTNKFRTPSELHNDNFSLSTIAEGSHPNDDPSAPHKIQEALKSCLKEEESFNIQNSMSPKLEGGKGDQADLEVNCLQNNLT; this is translated from the exons ATGCCCCCTGCCATCCCTGAGGCTACTGAAGCCAGTGGACCTCCCTCGCCCACTACTCATGATAAGCCTAGCCCCGGCTCTGAACTCCCTGAGAGCCCCTTGGAGGTTTGGCTGAACCTGGGAGGTAGCACACCTGACCCTCAAGGGCCAGAACCCACTTACCCCCTTCAAGGCACTCTAGAGACCCAGCCAGCCTCAGATATAATTGACATGGACTACTTTGAAGGATTGGATAGTGAGGGTCATGGTACAGACATGGGTAGCTTCCCAGGCTCACCAGGAACCTCAGAGAATCACCCTGATACTGAAGGAGAGACCCCTTCCTGGAGCCTGCTTGACTTGTACGATGACTTCACCCCCTTTGATGAGTCGGATTTCTACCCCACCACATCCTTCTACGATGatttggaagaggaggaagaggaagaggaggatgataAGGGTGCAGTGGGAGGTGGAGACCTGGAAGACGAAAATGACCTTCTCCTGCCCTCTCAAAAGCCTGGTGTGGGGCCAGGGACAGGACAACCCACCAGTCGGTGGCATGCTGTCCCTCCACAGCATACTCTGGGGATGGTCCCTGGCAGCAGCATCTCTCTCAGGCCACGCCCAGGAGATCCAGGCAGGGACCTGGCCTCAGGCGAAAATGGCACAGAGTGTCGAGTTGGCTTTGTCAGGCACAATGGCTCCTGCCGGTCAGTGTGTGACCTCTTCCCAAGTTACTGTCACAATGGCGGCCAGTGCTACCTGGTGGAGAACATAGGGGCTTTTTGCAG GTGTAACACTCAGGACTACATCTGGCACAAGGGGATGCGCTGTGAGTCCATCATCACTGACTTCCAGGTGATGTGTGTGGCCGTTGGCTCAGCTGCTCTTGTGCTGCTCCTACTGTTCATgatgactgtgttctttgccaaGAAGCTCTATCTGCTCAAGACTGAGAATACCAAGCTGCGCAGGACCAA CAAATTCCGGACCCCATCTGAACTCCACAACGATAACTTctccctctccaccattgctgaGGGCTCTCATCCAAAT GATGACCCCAGCGCTCCCCACAAAATCCAGGAAGCTCTCAAGTCCTGTCTGAAAGAGGAAGAGTCCTTTAACATCCAGAACTCCATGTCACCCAAACTTGAGGGTGGCAAAGGTGACCAAGCTGACTTGGAGGTGAACTGTCTCCAGAATAACCTAAcctga
- the Cspg5 gene encoding chondroitin sulfate proteoglycan 5 isoform X1, with product MPPAIPEATEASGPPSPTTHDKPSPGSELPESPLEVWLNLGGSTPDPQGPEPTYPLQGTLETQPASDIIDMDYFEGLDSEGHGTDMGSFPGSPGTSENHPDTEGETPSWSLLDLYDDFTPFDESDFYPTTSFYDDLEEEEEEEEDDKGAVGGGDLEDENDLLLPSQKPGVGPGTGQPTSRWHAVPPQHTLGMVPGSSISLRPRPGDPGRDLASGENGTECRVGFVRHNGSCRSVCDLFPSYCHNGGQCYLVENIGAFCRCNTQDYIWHKGMRCESIITDFQVMCVAVGSAALVLLLLFMMTVFFAKKLYLLKTENTKLRRTNKFRTPSELHNDNFSLSTIAEGSHPNVRKLCDTPCVSSPHARALAHYDNIVCQDDPSAPHKIQEALKSCLKEEESFNIQNSMSPKLEGGKGDQADLEVNCLQNNLT from the exons ATGCCCCCTGCCATCCCTGAGGCTACTGAAGCCAGTGGACCTCCCTCGCCCACTACTCATGATAAGCCTAGCCCCGGCTCTGAACTCCCTGAGAGCCCCTTGGAGGTTTGGCTGAACCTGGGAGGTAGCACACCTGACCCTCAAGGGCCAGAACCCACTTACCCCCTTCAAGGCACTCTAGAGACCCAGCCAGCCTCAGATATAATTGACATGGACTACTTTGAAGGATTGGATAGTGAGGGTCATGGTACAGACATGGGTAGCTTCCCAGGCTCACCAGGAACCTCAGAGAATCACCCTGATACTGAAGGAGAGACCCCTTCCTGGAGCCTGCTTGACTTGTACGATGACTTCACCCCCTTTGATGAGTCGGATTTCTACCCCACCACATCCTTCTACGATGatttggaagaggaggaagaggaagaggaggatgataAGGGTGCAGTGGGAGGTGGAGACCTGGAAGACGAAAATGACCTTCTCCTGCCCTCTCAAAAGCCTGGTGTGGGGCCAGGGACAGGACAACCCACCAGTCGGTGGCATGCTGTCCCTCCACAGCATACTCTGGGGATGGTCCCTGGCAGCAGCATCTCTCTCAGGCCACGCCCAGGAGATCCAGGCAGGGACCTGGCCTCAGGCGAAAATGGCACAGAGTGTCGAGTTGGCTTTGTCAGGCACAATGGCTCCTGCCGGTCAGTGTGTGACCTCTTCCCAAGTTACTGTCACAATGGCGGCCAGTGCTACCTGGTGGAGAACATAGGGGCTTTTTGCAG GTGTAACACTCAGGACTACATCTGGCACAAGGGGATGCGCTGTGAGTCCATCATCACTGACTTCCAGGTGATGTGTGTGGCCGTTGGCTCAGCTGCTCTTGTGCTGCTCCTACTGTTCATgatgactgtgttctttgccaaGAAGCTCTATCTGCTCAAGACTGAGAATACCAAGCTGCGCAGGACCAA CAAATTCCGGACCCCATCTGAACTCCACAACGATAACTTctccctctccaccattgctgaGGGCTCTCATCCAAATGTAAGGAAACTTTGCGACACTCCCTGTgtctcctccccccatgcccgTGCCTTGGCTCACTATGATAACATTGTCTGTCAG GATGACCCCAGCGCTCCCCACAAAATCCAGGAAGCTCTCAAGTCCTGTCTGAAAGAGGAAGAGTCCTTTAACATCCAGAACTCCATGTCACCCAAACTTGAGGGTGGCAAAGGTGACCAAGCTGACTTGGAGGTGAACTGTCTCCAGAATAACCTAAcctga